The DNA sequence AGAGCAATAtcaattataacaataagaTTGATATATACTTTTCATTATACAAAGATGAAGAAGGTACGAATGAATATTTAAGCAGTAATAAATGTActgaaaatgaaataaaatatttgaatgcAGATGATAAGATTTATAATGGGACAAAAATTCTAGTTCATAGggatgttaaaaaaaagagtacgGTTACAGATATAACACATAAAgctaaaaaagaaataataataaatgtagaagaaaaacaaaaagtaaatataccTACTGAATTTCTTTGCAAATTATGTAATCTTATATTAGTGGAATCTCATATTATtgtttgtaataataattgtgGTTATTCTGTGTGTAAGAgctgtattttattttatatattaaatacattGATAGTACAAAATGAGAACAGAGGGAACGTTATTGATGTGTCTCTGTTAAATAATAAGGGCACTGTTGTAAGATGCCCTATATGCAATGGAATTTTAAAGCattgtattttaaataaaaaaatggaacaaacgttaaaaaaattacagtaTGAAAGAAGCGATATAGACGTGTTTAATATGAACGTGGAGGAGAGGAATAACAAGTTTATGAAGATTATTGAGAAActgaaaatagaaaattttgaCTACTCAAGTGTTAGTAGTAGTAGTGCAGTTAGTAGCAGTGTAGTTAGTAACGGTGCAGTTAACAACGGTGCAGTTAACAACGGTGCAGTTAACAACAGTACTACATGCAACCTATTTGACAGTgagtttttcaaaataattaaagagaaatttttctattcaaatgcaaataaaaatatgaacgtGTCAGAAAAAagtgaagaaaataaaattttcaatcaCTTTCTTTATTTGATCGAAAgcaataaattaaattgcATGAAGgaatataatatgatatacATCGACTGCGACAGTTGCATTTTCGATGCAATACAGAAGATGAACGtgaaatgtatatatgagcAGATGCACATCAAGGGGAAAGAAGTAACACGGAAGTCGGAGCTAGACGCCTCGGGGGGGGTGCAGGTGAGTGGTGATTGTAGCGGAGGTGTTAGCGGAGATGTTAGCGGAGGTGTTAGCGGAGGTGTTAGCGGAGGTGTTAACGGCAGTAATGATGAACACGATGACAGTATGGGAAATATGAAACCCCACCTGAATAATTCGGCCACTTTTAACCGTATGGCAAATTCTACGCATGATGATTATGCAAAGGCTTGCGCaaaggaaaaagtaaaagagaCAAGAACACGTCCATCTGGATACGATATACAAGGGAATAAAGAAAACGAAAGTGAAAAAAGGAGCAAAGGAAATACACAAAATGATACATGTAGTAATAACATAAATGGGGAAGGTGGTGGTGAAAATGAAAACTCAACGGATGaagtaaatgaaaaattatataatgaaaataaaatatatattatgcctATGTCATTTGT is a window from the Plasmodium malariae genome assembly, chromosome: 2 genome containing:
- the PmUG01_02020300 gene encoding conserved Plasmodium protein, unknown function translates to MYIQYRLFSEHSLWRLLEINKNENYILVNELKSIICKQSNINYNNKIDIYFSLYKDEEGTNEYLSSNKCTENEIKYLNADDKIYNGTKILVHRDVKKKSTVTDITHKAKKEIIINVEEKQKVNIPTEFLCKLCNLILVESHIIVCNNNCGYSVCKSCILFYILNTLIVQNENRGNVIDVSLLNNKGTVVRCPICNGILKHCILNKKMEQTLKKLQYERSDIDVFNMNVEERNNKFMKIIEKLKIENFDYSSVSSSSAVSSSVVSNGAVNNGAVNNGAVNNSTTCNLFDSEFFKIIKEKFFYSNANKNMNVSEKSEENKIFNHFLYLIESNKLNCMKEYNMIYIDCDSCIFDAIQKMNVKCIYEQMHIKGKEVTRKSELDASGGVQVSGDCSGGVSGDVSGGVSGGVSGGVNGSNDEHDDSMGNMKPHLNNSATFNRMANSTHDDYAKACAKEKVKETRTRPSGYDIQGNKENESEKRSKGNTQNDTCSNNINGEGGGENENSTDEVNEKLYNENKIYIMPMSFVGGETSYSIIGVYYIKDLFTTVSEKSNCKNEDTINNNGSSTIQKRRLIILNFLKKWFIVENKNDDNILEKLNYGNIYQIEYVNKYEKTYFFPARKQPLYNIINTKRQKAKKKNNIEIILDLKKFCDVILNVENYIKYGSRPNNYEMKNVGATATIRTEDDGKKNFSLLREKPDKDLSLNNAQDSDVNTRVCGEWKTEQAAFVPTPLVNAAVCSGPPSTGALTKQDQFQEIYEILYDTKIVPVSINKNFNIQNPYADYCALLPFLTKDDFLLIRKLQRIYKEKYLKQLYKHIKENNLNMTIFFNAVNSVFFTSCDQ